A window of the Parabacteroides merdae ATCC 43184 genome harbors these coding sequences:
- a CDS encoding ABC transporter permease, translated as MSNTNHPFWVIVNKEISDYVRSWRFIILIAIIALTCMGSLYTALTNIREAIKPNDPDGAFLFLKLFTVSDGTLPSFAVFISFLGPLLGISLGFDAINSEQNKGTLSRILSQPIHRDYLINAKFVAALAVIGIMLFMLGFLVMGFGLIAIGIPPTAEEFMRVVFFLFVSLFYVAFWLNLSIFFSIRFKQAATSALACVAIWLFFSVFYNMIINLVGKALSPSAWASDYQVIAYQRFMLNLLRFAPSELFNEATMTLLMPSVRSLGPLTMEQVHGAIPSPLPLGQSLLVVWPQLTGLIAATVVCFALSYVSFMRKEVRSR; from the coding sequence ATGAGTAATACGAATCATCCTTTTTGGGTTATTGTCAATAAAGAAATCTCCGATTATGTGAGAAGCTGGCGTTTTATTATCCTGATCGCTATCATTGCACTGACATGTATGGGTTCGTTGTATACGGCTCTGACAAATATCCGTGAAGCGATAAAGCCGAATGATCCTGATGGAGCGTTCCTTTTTCTGAAACTGTTTACGGTTTCGGACGGGACGTTGCCTTCTTTTGCTGTGTTTATCAGTTTTTTAGGGCCATTGTTAGGAATTTCATTAGGGTTCGATGCCATTAATTCGGAACAAAATAAAGGGACGTTGAGCCGTATATTGTCTCAGCCGATTCACCGGGATTATTTGATTAATGCGAAGTTTGTGGCGGCTTTGGCTGTAATTGGCATCATGCTGTTCATGTTGGGATTCTTGGTTATGGGATTCGGACTGATTGCGATCGGAATCCCGCCTACGGCTGAAGAGTTTATGCGTGTCGTCTTCTTTCTGTTCGTAAGCCTCTTTTATGTGGCATTCTGGTTGAACTTGTCGATATTCTTTTCAATCCGTTTTAAACAAGCGGCGACTTCGGCATTGGCTTGTGTGGCTATATGGTTGTTTTTCAGCGTGTTCTATAATATGATTATCAACCTTGTCGGAAAGGCATTGAGTCCTTCGGCTTGGGCTTCTGACTATCAGGTGATCGCTTACCAGCGGTTTATGTTGAATTTGCTGCGTTTTGCACCGAGTGAGTTGTTTAATGAAGCGACGATGACATTGCTGATGCCTTCCGTGAGGAGTTTGGGGCCGCTGACGATGGAGCAGGTGCATGGCGCGATTCCAAGCCCGTTGCCTTTAGGCCAGAGCCTTTTGGTCGTTTGGCCGCAACTGACCGGATTGATTGCTGCGACAGTTGTATGTTTTGCTTTGTCGTATGTCTCTTTTATGAGGAAAGAAGTACGGTCAAGGTAA
- a CDS encoding carboxylase, with the protein MIRKLLIRDLTLRDGQQSAFATRMSQKQIDKVLPFYREAGFYAMEIWGGAVPDSIMRYLGEDPWERLEKIKASVGNTSKLTALSRGRNLFGYNPYPDKIIKGFCRNSIESGLDIMRIFDALNDVENIKSTVKYVKRFGGMADCAVCYTIDPYHSAVERIVAALHGHPLHKPVFTNEYFLDKALQMEALGADMITIKDMSGLIPPGRSAEIVRLFKKHLKVPVDFHTHCTPGYGLASVLAAIVNGVDVVDTNIWYFAGGTAAPAIELVYVFCKKMGIELDINMEAIAKINAHLLDIRKELSVFDMAKQLPKPFNPLTDRIPTEIDRFFNDAIDAARKDKEEDLLIFCRAIEEYFGFPEPNELVKKAQIPGGMYTNMVAQLKQLGQLDLLEKAMSLIPQVRMDAGLPPLVTPTSQIIGAQAVSCALDQLKGRPMYSNPSNQFVALVKGEYGKTPVPIDPEFRLKITGSRDEVPYDPSDYEMQENPVIEEVGVQLAENEKEVLLLELFPMMAHNFLAKKKQKQAHVAT; encoded by the coding sequence ATGATACGAAAACTTTTGATTCGGGATCTGACTCTCCGGGATGGTCAGCAATCTGCTTTTGCGACGCGAATGTCACAAAAACAGATAGACAAAGTGCTTCCTTTTTATAGGGAAGCCGGTTTTTATGCGATGGAAATATGGGGGGGTGCCGTGCCCGATTCTATCATGCGATATTTGGGAGAAGATCCCTGGGAGCGGTTGGAGAAAATAAAAGCTTCGGTAGGGAATACCTCTAAGTTGACGGCCCTTTCACGCGGGCGTAACTTGTTTGGTTACAATCCTTATCCCGATAAGATTATTAAAGGCTTCTGTCGCAATTCTATAGAATCCGGATTGGATATCATGCGCATATTTGATGCGCTGAATGATGTGGAGAATATAAAATCGACAGTCAAATATGTAAAACGCTTCGGAGGAATGGCTGATTGTGCCGTCTGTTACACGATTGATCCGTATCACTCGGCTGTTGAAAGAATTGTCGCAGCTTTACACGGGCATCCGTTGCATAAGCCTGTTTTTACAAATGAATACTTCTTGGATAAAGCGCTTCAAATGGAGGCTTTAGGAGCCGATATGATCACGATTAAGGATATGAGTGGCCTGATTCCACCGGGAAGAAGCGCTGAAATAGTACGTTTGTTCAAAAAACATCTCAAAGTTCCGGTAGATTTTCATACTCATTGTACGCCAGGATATGGTCTGGCTTCGGTTTTGGCCGCTATTGTCAACGGGGTGGATGTTGTCGATACCAATATCTGGTATTTCGCTGGTGGAACGGCTGCTCCGGCAATCGAACTGGTGTATGTGTTTTGTAAGAAAATGGGGATCGAGCTGGATATCAATATGGAGGCGATCGCGAAAATCAATGCTCATCTGTTGGATATCCGCAAAGAGTTGTCTGTTTTCGATATGGCAAAACAACTACCTAAGCCATTTAACCCTTTGACAGACAGAATACCGACTGAGATCGACCGTTTTTTTAACGATGCGATCGACGCAGCCCGGAAAGACAAAGAGGAAGATTTGCTTATCTTCTGCCGTGCCATAGAAGAATATTTTGGTTTCCCCGAACCGAATGAACTGGTGAAGAAGGCCCAGATACCGGGAGGTATGTATACGAATATGGTAGCTCAGTTGAAGCAATTAGGACAGTTGGACTTGTTGGAAAAAGCAATGTCGTTGATCCCCCAGGTGCGTATGGATGCAGGTTTGCCGCCTTTGGTAACGCCGACAAGCCAGATCATCGGGGCTCAAGCAGTATCGTGCGCGTTGGATCAACTGAAAGGACGTCCGATGTACAGTAATCCGTCCAACCAATTCGTCGCTCTGGTAAAAGGAGAGTATGGAAAGACGCCGGTTCCGATTGATCCGGAATTTCGTTTGAAGATTACGGGTTCGCGGGATGAGGTCCCCTATGATCCTTCCGATTATGAAATGCAGGAGAATCCCGTAATAGAAGAAGTTGGTGTCCAATTGGCTGAGAACGAAAAAGAGGTCTTGCTTCTGGAGCTTTTTCCGATGATGGCACATAATTTCCTAGCGAAGAAGAAGCAGAAACAAGCACATGTTGCCACATGA
- a CDS encoding alanyl-tRNA editing protein encodes MEQEIQLNEHNKQEYPPMHTAEHILNQTMVRMFGCPRSKNAHIERKKSKCDYELQEEPTAEMMEEVERRINEVIDRHLPVTIEFVPKAEAGKIVDLSKLPEDASETLRIVRIGDYDTCACIGAHVNNTSEIGHFKMLTYDYTDGRLRLRFKLTER; translated from the coding sequence ATGGAACAGGAAATCCAATTAAACGAGCACAACAAACAGGAATATCCTCCTATGCATACGGCTGAACATATATTGAACCAGACAATGGTTCGCATGTTCGGTTGTCCCCGTTCGAAGAATGCACATATAGAACGGAAAAAGAGCAAATGCGACTACGAATTGCAGGAAGAACCGACCGCCGAAATGATGGAAGAAGTAGAACGTCGGATAAATGAGGTGATCGACCGGCATCTGCCGGTTACAATCGAATTTGTGCCGAAAGCGGAAGCCGGAAAGATCGTCGATCTCAGCAAGTTGCCGGAAGACGCAAGCGAGACATTGCGCATTGTCCGCATCGGAGACTATGACACTTGCGCGTGTATCGGAGCACATGTCAATAACACGTCAGAAATCGGACATTTCAAAATGCTCACATACGATTACACCGACGGACGGCTACGCCTGCGTTTCAAATTAACAGAACGATAA
- a CDS encoding GNAT family N-acetyltransferase, with amino-acid sequence MAISSIPSDIFRKAEETDIERIWQIIGQAKAQMQRLGSQQWDENYPAIEHIRQDIQDGNGYVICREDRVVAYGVISFDGEPVYKDIEGKWSNDLPYVIVHRLAIADEMKRQGMAKQFMLQAEEVSRKKGVYNFRVDTKYDNAYMLRLIDTLGFKYCGEVYYRNNSARKAFEKTIRPYSHPIGISDYTIREATFEDATLIFEAIDKNREDLRIWLPFIDGLKSVADEQGFLQSVLAVPYEQRDPVYILEQGEAICGLAGFHFSDAPNRRTEIGYWLLPAYRGKGIVTNTVRYLCQWAVRERNMNRIQIRCAVGNIPSNAVPKRLGFTLEGTEREGELLTSGEYVNVNVYSILKKEIEQWNRKSN; translated from the coding sequence ATGGCAATCTCAAGTATACCATCTGACATATTCCGAAAAGCAGAAGAGACAGATATCGAACGAATCTGGCAAATCATCGGACAAGCAAAAGCCCAAATGCAACGCCTTGGAAGTCAACAATGGGACGAGAACTACCCTGCAATCGAACATATCCGTCAAGACATACAAGACGGAAACGGATACGTCATTTGCCGGGAAGACCGGGTTGTTGCATACGGAGTCATTTCATTCGATGGTGAACCTGTCTATAAAGATATAGAAGGCAAATGGTCGAACGATCTGCCTTATGTCATCGTCCACCGCCTGGCCATTGCCGACGAGATGAAACGGCAGGGCATGGCAAAACAGTTTATGTTGCAAGCGGAAGAAGTAAGCCGAAAGAAAGGTGTCTACAATTTCCGCGTAGATACGAAATATGACAATGCTTATATGCTTCGCCTGATCGACACGTTGGGATTCAAATACTGTGGCGAAGTGTATTACCGGAACAACAGTGCAAGGAAAGCTTTCGAAAAGACAATCCGCCCTTACTCCCACCCGATAGGCATTTCCGATTATACGATTCGGGAAGCAACTTTTGAAGATGCAACCCTGATTTTCGAAGCGATTGATAAAAACCGGGAAGATCTGCGCATCTGGCTGCCTTTTATCGACGGGCTCAAGAGTGTTGCAGATGAACAAGGATTCCTGCAATCCGTATTGGCTGTCCCTTACGAACAGCGCGATCCGGTCTACATTTTGGAACAAGGAGAAGCTATTTGCGGGCTGGCCGGGTTCCACTTCTCCGATGCCCCTAACCGGCGAACGGAAATAGGCTACTGGCTGCTTCCCGCCTACCGGGGAAAAGGGATCGTCACGAATACCGTCCGTTATCTCTGCCAATGGGCCGTGCGCGAACGGAACATGAACCGCATCCAAATCCGGTGCGCCGTCGGCAACATTCCGAGCAACGCTGTCCCGAAGCGATTGGGATTCACACTGGAAGGTACAGAACGGGAAGGCGAATTGCTGACTTCCGGTGAATACGTGAATGTTAATGTATATAGTATATTAAAGAAGGAAATAGAACAATGGAACAGGAAATCCAATTAA
- a CDS encoding COG1470 family protein has product MRTNHLNLLLVLVLVLFPMSTRAYGADECVMLYTPYTKIAVPPGESINYSVDVINNCDEVKNASISVLGMPRGWKYEMKAGGWTVDQVSVLPGEKKNFSFKVDVPFKVNKGTYHFTLTAPGVAELPLTVTVSEQGTYQTEFVTKQPNMQGNSKSTFNFNTTLKNQTADQQLYALMADVPRGWNVTFRVAGKQATSAQVEANATENISIDINPAANVQAGTYKIPVRATTSSTSADIELEVVVTGSYDIELTTPRGLLSAEITAGDMKRIDLLVRNNGSAELKDVQLTASKPVDWEVTFEPSKIEKLTAGGTTNVTATIKASGKALPGDYVTKMTAKTPEVNTTAEFRISVHTPMVYGWLGILIIMLVLGGVYYLFRKYGRR; this is encoded by the coding sequence ATGCGAACGAATCATCTTAATCTATTACTTGTACTCGTACTTGTATTATTTCCGATGAGTACACGCGCATATGGCGCTGATGAATGTGTGATGTTGTATACTCCCTACACTAAGATTGCGGTTCCGCCGGGAGAGTCTATCAATTACAGTGTTGACGTCATTAATAATTGTGACGAAGTGAAGAATGCCTCTATTTCCGTCTTAGGAATGCCGCGAGGTTGGAAGTATGAGATGAAAGCCGGAGGTTGGACAGTCGATCAGGTATCCGTTCTGCCGGGTGAAAAGAAGAATTTCTCTTTCAAGGTGGATGTCCCGTTTAAAGTAAATAAAGGAACGTACCATTTTACGCTGACTGCCCCTGGCGTGGCGGAATTGCCGTTGACTGTGACTGTCTCCGAACAGGGAACTTATCAAACTGAATTTGTGACAAAGCAACCCAATATGCAAGGCAATTCGAAATCAACCTTCAATTTTAACACGACGTTGAAAAATCAGACAGCAGACCAGCAGCTATATGCATTGATGGCAGACGTTCCGAGAGGATGGAATGTCACTTTCCGGGTAGCGGGCAAGCAAGCCACTTCTGCACAAGTGGAAGCCAATGCGACGGAAAATATCAGTATCGATATTAATCCGGCGGCTAATGTGCAGGCGGGCACTTATAAGATTCCGGTCCGTGCGACAACTAGTTCGACCTCTGCCGATATCGAGTTGGAGGTGGTTGTCACTGGTTCCTATGATATCGAGCTGACGACTCCGAGGGGATTGTTGAGCGCGGAGATTACGGCAGGAGATATGAAACGCATTGATCTGCTCGTACGCAACAATGGGTCTGCCGAACTGAAAGATGTCCAGTTGACAGCCTCTAAGCCGGTTGACTGGGAAGTTACCTTTGAACCTTCTAAAATAGAGAAACTGACGGCCGGTGGCACGACGAATGTTACTGCGACGATAAAAGCATCCGGAAAGGCCCTTCCGGGCGATTATGTGACGAAGATGACGGCCAAGACGCCTGAAGTCAATACGACTGCGGAGTTCCGCATATCCGTTCATACTCCCATGGTTTACGGTTGGTTGGGGATTTTGATTATTATGCTCGTGTTGGGCGGTGTGTATTATCTGTTCCGTAAATATGGAAGGAGGTAA
- a CDS encoding ABC transporter ATP-binding protein, whose protein sequence is MCQYVIELTGLTKKYGDFTAVNDLNLQIRKGEIFGLLGPNGAGKSTTILMMLGLTEPTTGSVKVCDIDSTTHPIEVKRKVGYLPEDVGFYEDMTGIENLVYTAALNGIRRKEARAKAERLLDRIGLVKEADKKAGKYSKGMRQRLGLADVLIKSPEVIILDEPTSGIDPAGVQEFMDLIRQLSREEGLTVLFSSHHLNQVQQVCDRVGLFGGGKLLAEVELTDLHKTEHGLDHIYNQYFGGGRGHE, encoded by the coding sequence ATGTGCCAGTATGTGATCGAACTTACCGGTTTGACGAAAAAGTATGGAGACTTTACTGCCGTGAACGACTTGAACTTGCAGATTCGCAAAGGTGAGATATTCGGGTTGCTGGGGCCGAACGGGGCAGGGAAATCGACGACCATACTGATGATGCTGGGCCTGACCGAACCGACAACTGGTTCCGTAAAGGTATGTGATATCGACTCCACCACTCATCCGATAGAAGTGAAGCGCAAAGTAGGATATCTGCCGGAGGATGTGGGTTTCTACGAGGATATGACAGGAATCGAGAACCTTGTTTATACAGCCGCCCTTAATGGTATCCGGAGGAAAGAAGCGCGTGCGAAAGCAGAGCGGTTGCTTGATCGGATAGGATTGGTGAAGGAAGCGGATAAAAAGGCCGGTAAATATTCCAAAGGGATGCGTCAACGCCTCGGATTGGCTGATGTGCTGATAAAAAGCCCTGAAGTAATTATTCTGGATGAACCGACTTCCGGGATAGATCCGGCCGGTGTGCAGGAATTTATGGATCTGATCCGGCAGTTGAGCCGGGAAGAGGGATTGACCGTCCTGTTTTCTTCCCATCATCTGAACCAGGTCCAGCAAGTTTGCGACCGGGTAGGATTGTTTGGAGGGGGAAAGTTGCTGGCGGAGGTCGAACTGACAGATTTGCATAAGACTGAGCATGGGCTTGACCATATCTATAATCAATATTTCGGGGGAGGACGCGGCCATGAGTAA